From the Armatimonadota bacterium genome, one window contains:
- the atpD gene encoding F0F1 ATP synthase subunit beta yields MAEGHIVEVVGPVVDCRFPADALPGILNAVKIVDEDRGIDLTTEVAQMLGNDVVRCIAMAGTDGLVRGMKAVDTGGPITVPVGNETLGRMFNLLGETIDNRGPVEVKQRYPIHRPSPPLEEQSTSQEQLETGLKVIDLLCPYSKGGKIGLFGGAGVGKTVLIQEMIRNIATEHGGVSVFAGVGERTREGNDLWLEMNESGVIAKTTMVFGQMNEPPGARLRVALSALCMAEYFRDEQGQDVLLFIDNIFRFVQAGSEVSALLGRMPSAVGYQPTLGTEMGALQERITSTVKGSITSIQAIYVPADDPTDPAPATTFSHLDATTYLERRIVEMGIYPAVDPLVSTSRILDPRVVGEEHYDVARQVQTTLQRYRELQDIIAILGIDELSDEDKLVVARARKIQLFLSQPNFVAEQFTGIEGRYVPLKDTIRSFREVVEGKHDDLPEQAFYMVGAIEEAVEKAEQMKAAV; encoded by the coding sequence ATGGCAGAAGGACACATAGTCGAGGTAGTCGGGCCCGTCGTGGACTGCAGGTTCCCGGCGGACGCGCTGCCCGGGATACTCAATGCGGTCAAGATCGTTGACGAGGACAGGGGCATAGACCTCACGACTGAGGTCGCCCAGATGCTCGGCAACGACGTCGTTCGGTGTATCGCGATGGCCGGCACGGACGGCCTCGTGCGCGGCATGAAGGCCGTTGACACGGGCGGCCCGATCACCGTCCCCGTGGGGAACGAGACCCTCGGGCGGATGTTCAACCTCCTCGGCGAGACGATTGACAACCGCGGCCCCGTCGAAGTCAAGCAGCGCTACCCGATACACCGGCCCTCGCCGCCGCTCGAGGAGCAGAGCACCAGCCAGGAACAGCTCGAGACCGGCCTCAAGGTCATAGACCTGCTCTGCCCGTACTCGAAGGGCGGCAAGATCGGGCTCTTCGGAGGCGCCGGCGTCGGGAAGACCGTCCTCATCCAGGAGATGATCCGCAACATCGCCACGGAGCACGGCGGCGTCTCGGTGTTCGCCGGGGTGGGGGAGCGCACCCGCGAGGGCAACGACCTATGGCTCGAGATGAACGAGAGCGGAGTCATCGCCAAGACGACCATGGTGTTCGGCCAGATGAACGAGCCGCCCGGCGCTCGCCTCAGGGTTGCGCTATCGGCGCTCTGCATGGCGGAGTACTTCCGGGACGAGCAGGGGCAGGACGTCCTGCTCTTCATTGACAACATCTTCCGGTTCGTCCAGGCCGGCTCCGAGGTATCGGCCCTCCTGGGAAGGATGCCCTCCGCAGTAGGGTATCAGCCGACCCTCGGGACCGAGATGGGCGCCCTCCAGGAGCGGATCACATCCACCGTCAAGGGTTCGATCACCTCGATCCAGGCGATATACGTTCCGGCGGACGACCCGACGGACCCCGCGCCGGCGACGACCTTCTCCCACCTCGACGCGACGACATACCTGGAGCGCCGCATCGTCGAGATGGGCATCTACCCGGCGGTTGACCCGCTCGTCTCGACATCGCGCATCCTCGACCCGCGCGTCGTCGGCGAAGAGCACTATGACGTCGCGCGGCAGGTGCAGACGACCCTTCAGAGGTACCGCGAGCTTCAGGACATCATCGCGATCCTGGGCATAGACGAGCTTTCCGATGAGGACAAGCTGGTCGTCGCCCGCGCGCGCAAGATACAGCTCTTCCTCTCCCAGCCGAACTTCGTCGCGGAGCAGTTCACCGGCATCGAGGGGCGGTACGTGCCGCTCAAGGATACCATCCGCAGCTTCAGGGAGGTCGTCGAGGGCAAGCACGACGATCTGCCGGAGCAGGCGTTCTACATGGTCGGGGCAATCGAGGAGGCCGTCGAGAAGGCGGAGCAGATGAAGGCGGCGGTGTAG
- a CDS encoding flagellar biosynthesis anti-sigma factor FlgM, producing MQISASEVARLLAKQQVKTRKTGEPDLKFKEITLDELPESKVVEPTAAEIKMVAKVVDAAPDVREEVVMKLKERVEKGDYKVSGEEIADMMVRRMQADSIK from the coding sequence ATGCAGATTTCAGCATCCGAAGTAGCCAGGCTTCTCGCGAAGCAGCAGGTCAAGACTCGCAAGACAGGCGAGCCCGACCTGAAGTTCAAGGAGATCACGCTCGACGAGCTTCCCGAGTCGAAGGTAGTCGAACCGACCGCGGCCGAGATAAAGATGGTCGCGAAGGTCGTGGACGCGGCGCCGGACGTCCGCGAGGAAGTCGTGATGAAGCTCAAGGAGCGCGTCGAGAAGGGCGACTACAAGGTCAGCGGCGAGGAGATCGCCGACATGATGGTCCGCCGGATGCAGGCGGACAGCATAAAGTAA
- a CDS encoding F0F1 ATP synthase subunit epsilon, producing MPDKTFKLEIVTPERIVLQQDAVSVIAPGAQGSLGILANHAPLMVELTIGEVDIRDADGSLHRMAVSGGFMEVAANTVRILADTAEKEEEIDVERAREAADRARQRLSTLEAEDLDLARAEAAMKRAVNRMHVARGH from the coding sequence ATGCCTGATAAGACGTTCAAACTCGAGATAGTCACGCCGGAGCGGATAGTCCTTCAGCAGGACGCCGTTTCCGTGATCGCGCCCGGCGCGCAGGGATCGCTCGGCATCCTGGCGAACCACGCCCCGCTCATGGTCGAACTCACCATCGGCGAGGTGGACATCCGCGATGCGGACGGGTCGCTGCACCGCATGGCGGTCTCCGGCGGGTTCATGGAGGTCGCCGCGAACACGGTCCGCATACTGGCGGACACCGCCGAGAAGGAAGAGGAGATAGACGTCGAGCGCGCCAGGGAGGCCGCGGACCGCGCTCGGCAGCGTCTCTCGACCCTGGAGGCCGAAGACCTCGATCTGGCGCGAGCCGAAGCGGCCATGAAACGGGCCGTCAACCGCATGCACGTGGCGCGCGGGCACTAG
- a CDS encoding ParB/RepB/Spo0J family partition protein, whose protein sequence is MDTETVRDETEDETPQPVQILSVVDLNLDRIRLNPNQPRKSFDDDKLDELAESIRQNGILQPVLVRPVDGESFELVAGERRFRAAVQAGLRSIPAVSRVLNDRETLELALVENLQREDISPLECAEAYRRLLDEFGLTQDQVAERVGKSRSAVANTLRLLNLPLPIMESLERDEITEGHARALLSITDPDLQLDAWERIVKQGLSVREAERLSRVSGPSRMSKTGGVSRETRHRRPDPNLADVEEKLRRYLGTKVSISRRGDKGSIDIEFYDDEDLMRIIDLLAFGC, encoded by the coding sequence ATGGACACAGAAACCGTTCGAGATGAGACGGAGGACGAGACTCCCCAGCCCGTGCAGATACTGTCCGTCGTTGACCTGAACCTCGACAGGATACGCCTTAACCCGAATCAGCCGCGCAAGTCCTTCGACGACGACAAGCTCGACGAACTGGCCGAGTCCATCCGGCAGAACGGCATCCTCCAGCCGGTTCTCGTGAGGCCGGTGGACGGCGAATCGTTCGAGCTGGTAGCCGGTGAGCGGCGGTTCCGCGCGGCGGTGCAGGCCGGCCTGCGGAGCATCCCGGCGGTTTCGCGCGTCCTGAACGACCGCGAGACGCTTGAACTCGCTCTCGTCGAGAACCTCCAGCGCGAGGACATAAGCCCCCTCGAATGCGCGGAGGCCTACCGGCGGCTGCTCGACGAGTTCGGCCTGACGCAGGACCAGGTGGCCGAGCGCGTCGGGAAGAGCCGCTCCGCAGTGGCGAACACCCTGCGCCTCCTGAACCTGCCCCTCCCGATCATGGAGAGCCTGGAGCGCGATGAGATAACCGAGGGCCACGCGCGGGCCTTGCTCTCGATAACCGACCCCGACCTGCAGCTGGATGCGTGGGAGCGGATCGTGAAACAGGGGCTCAGCGTACGCGAGGCCGAGCGGCTGTCACGCGTGTCAGGCCCTTCAAGGATGTCAAAGACAGGCGGCGTTTCACGTGAAACGCGTCATAGACGTCCGGACCCGAACCTCGCGGACGTCGAGGAAAAACTGCGCCGCTACCTGGGGACGAAGGTTTCGATATCGCGCCGCGGCGACAAGGGCAGCATAGACATCGAGTTCTACGACGACGAAGATCTGATGCGCATCATTGACCTGCTGGCATTCGGGTGCTGA
- the atpH gene encoding ATP synthase F1 subunit delta has product MRMTTLARRYAGALFGVAKSADGIDVIDNVESDLGLIGHSLQTMPRLAEALNHPLIPPARKKAIVSEVFGGRVQDVTLRFLLLVVEKRREAVLPDVEQEYVRLANEHRGLVSVSVTSAVPLEEDQIAALKAGLDGFTGKQTELVVRVDPDIIGGVAVRIGDTVVDGSVRGYLASLREKMLG; this is encoded by the coding sequence ATGAGGATGACGACCCTGGCCCGTAGGTATGCAGGAGCGCTCTTCGGCGTCGCGAAAAGCGCCGATGGCATAGACGTCATAGACAATGTGGAGAGCGATCTCGGGCTGATCGGTCATTCGCTGCAGACGATGCCGCGCCTGGCCGAGGCGCTCAATCATCCGCTGATCCCGCCGGCGCGCAAGAAGGCAATCGTCTCAGAGGTCTTCGGCGGCAGAGTCCAGGATGTCACACTGAGGTTTCTCCTCCTGGTCGTCGAGAAGCGCCGTGAGGCGGTTCTGCCCGATGTCGAGCAGGAGTACGTCCGCCTGGCGAACGAGCACCGCGGGCTGGTCTCGGTGTCCGTCACCAGCGCCGTTCCGCTCGAGGAAGATCAGATCGCGGCGCTCAAGGCGGGTCTGGACGGGTTCACGGGCAAGCAGACCGAGCTGGTCGTCCGGGTGGACCCGGATATCATCGGGGGCGTCGCCGTGCGGATCGGCGACACGGTGGTTGACGGAAGCGTGCGCGGGTATCTCGCGTCGCTGAGAGAGAAGATGCTGGGGTAG
- the atpE gene encoding ATP synthase F0 subunit C has translation MIYFAALAIAAGLGLPIAVLSAALGQGKAASSALEGMARQPEAAGKLQTAMILSLAFIESLVIFSFVVFYLLSQRLPETESVLRVLMR, from the coding sequence ATGATCTACTTTGCTGCACTGGCCATTGCCGCCGGTCTAGGCCTTCCCATCGCCGTTTTGTCGGCCGCGCTGGGGCAGGGGAAGGCCGCCAGTTCGGCGCTGGAGGGTATGGCCCGCCAGCCCGAGGCCGCCGGGAAGCTGCAGACCGCGATGATCCTCAGCCTCGCGTTCATCGAGTCTCTGGTGATATTCTCGTTCGTGGTCTTCTACCTGCTTTCGCAGAGACTGCCCGAGACGGAATCGGTGCTGAGGGTTCTGATGCGCTAG
- the atpB gene encoding F0F1 ATP synthase subunit A, with product MEEETVSTGILLITSCGIALVLVVLAVLATRRLDLHEPSRAQNLLELVVSALNNFTVGIIGPEGEKYTPLIGTVFIYILAMNLIGLVPGMHSPTSNLSFTLAIAVVVFVMYNYYGVRRVGAFKYLKHLAGEPLWLAPLMLPIHIIGEIARPISLAVRLYGNVFGKEIILVVFAGMTFVFVPYLLAIPTQFPMLVFAVFISFVQALVFALLTAIYIAIAISDEEHGH from the coding sequence GTGGAAGAAGAGACCGTAAGCACGGGCATACTGCTCATCACGTCGTGCGGCATCGCGCTGGTACTGGTCGTCCTGGCGGTGCTGGCGACGCGGCGGCTCGACTTGCACGAGCCTTCGAGGGCGCAGAACCTGCTGGAACTGGTCGTCTCCGCGCTGAACAACTTCACCGTCGGCATCATAGGGCCGGAGGGTGAGAAATACACGCCGCTCATCGGCACCGTTTTCATATACATACTCGCGATGAACCTGATCGGCCTCGTGCCCGGCATGCACTCGCCGACTAGCAACCTGAGCTTCACCCTCGCGATCGCCGTCGTGGTGTTCGTCATGTACAACTACTACGGCGTCCGGAGGGTCGGGGCGTTCAAGTACCTGAAGCACCTCGCGGGCGAGCCGCTGTGGCTCGCGCCCCTGATGCTTCCTATCCACATCATCGGCGAGATCGCGCGGCCGATATCTCTAGCGGTCAGGCTCTACGGCAACGTGTTTGGCAAGGAGATCATCCTCGTAGTCTTCGCCGGGATGACGTTCGTGTTCGTGCCGTACCTGCTGGCGATCCCGACTCAGTTCCCGATGCTGGTGTTCGCCGTATTCATATCCTTCGTGCAGGCGCTGGTGTTCGCGCTGCTGACTGCCATATACATAGCCATAGCCATCTCCGACGAGGAGCATGGACACTAG
- the atpF gene encoding F0F1 ATP synthase subunit B, which translates to MQDLLHALHIEPRIMAAQVTGFILLWILLAKYLFKPVMALLKAREAELKAAYDKAAEERGQAERIRAEVEARLAEIQAEDRARIQAAVAEAQSVKDEMIAEARARAEETLRRGEEDLARERQKILAEMRAQTVDISLAAAGKIIGESLDEDRHRRLVNDFIDKLGSAKP; encoded by the coding sequence ATGCAGGATCTGCTGCATGCGTTGCATATCGAGCCGAGGATCATGGCGGCTCAGGTCACGGGCTTTATCCTTCTCTGGATTCTGCTCGCCAAGTACCTGTTCAAGCCCGTGATGGCCCTGCTCAAGGCCCGCGAGGCCGAGCTCAAGGCCGCCTATGACAAGGCCGCCGAGGAACGCGGGCAGGCCGAGCGGATCAGGGCCGAAGTCGAGGCGCGCCTGGCCGAGATACAGGCCGAGGACCGCGCCAGGATTCAGGCGGCGGTTGCGGAGGCTCAGTCCGTCAAGGACGAGATGATCGCGGAGGCGCGCGCCCGCGCGGAGGAGACTCTCCGGCGGGGGGAGGAAGATCTCGCGCGAGAGCGTCAGAAGATCCTCGCCGAGATGCGCGCGCAGACCGTGGACATCTCCCTGGCGGCCGCCGGGAAGATCATCGGCGAGTCGCTCGACGAGGACAGGCACCGCCGGCTTGTCAATGACTTCATAGACAAACTCGGGAGCGCGAAGCCATGA
- the atpG gene encoding ATP synthase F1 subunit gamma, which translates to MATMRDVRRRIRTVRNIQEITKALKMVAAARLQKAESRAKAARPYAEEMALVMGHLALASRDAEVSHPLLEVREPVNLGILVITSDRGMAGSYNTNVIRKVMEIAAPHGRENVKIIALGKKGRAVLSKQGYNVAADYQMPSSEIDINDARQISRLMRSMFEAGEIDLARMVYTRFHSAISQRVTDEQFLPVEPPGVMHQAGTLAALMGRADVPAENSAADVGYIFEPEPAVLLGDLLPRYADVAVYRAMLEALASEHGARMTAMSTATDNAHEMIERLTLDYNRARQAAITRELIEIVSGAEALK; encoded by the coding sequence ATGGCTACAATGCGCGACGTCCGGCGGAGGATACGCACCGTCCGGAACATACAGGAGATAACCAAGGCGCTCAAGATGGTGGCGGCGGCGCGCCTCCAGAAGGCGGAGTCTCGCGCGAAGGCGGCGCGGCCTTACGCCGAGGAGATGGCGCTCGTCATGGGCCACCTCGCGCTCGCAAGCCGTGACGCCGAGGTCAGCCACCCGCTCCTCGAAGTTCGAGAGCCTGTCAACCTGGGGATACTGGTCATCACGTCCGACCGGGGCATGGCGGGCAGCTACAACACGAACGTCATCCGCAAGGTGATGGAGATCGCCGCGCCGCACGGCAGGGAGAATGTGAAGATCATCGCCCTGGGCAAGAAGGGCAGGGCGGTCTTGTCGAAACAGGGCTACAACGTCGCCGCCGACTACCAGATGCCCTCGTCCGAGATAGACATCAACGACGCCAGGCAGATCAGCCGGCTGATGCGGTCCATGTTCGAGGCGGGAGAGATTGACCTCGCGCGCATGGTGTACACGCGATTCCACAGCGCGATCAGCCAGCGGGTGACCGACGAGCAGTTCCTGCCGGTCGAGCCGCCCGGAGTCATGCATCAGGCCGGCACGCTGGCCGCGCTGATGGGCCGGGCCGACGTGCCCGCTGAGAACTCCGCGGCGGATGTCGGATATATCTTCGAGCCGGAGCCGGCGGTTCTGCTCGGAGACCTGCTGCCCAGGTACGCGGATGTGGCCGTGTACCGCGCGATGCTCGAGGCGCTCGCGAGCGAGCACGGCGCCCGCATGACCGCGATGAGCACTGCGACCGACAACGCGCACGAGATGATCGAGCGCCTGACGCTCGACTACAACCGGGCGCGCCAGGCCGCGATCACGAGGGAACTGATAGAGATCGTCAGCGGCGCGGAAGCGCTGAAGTGA
- the atpA gene encoding F0F1 ATP synthase subunit alpha: MSNKLRPEEVTSIIERELSSYENELQEVGVGTVLEVGDGIARLYGLRDAMAGELIEFSSGVFGMVFNLEEDNVGCIILGSDVEIKEGDTAKRTGRIVSVPVGGALSGRVVNSLGQPLDGKGPIVTDKFRNIEARAPGVVERQPVKEPLQTGLKAIDSMIPIGRGQRELIIGDRQTGKTAIILDTIINQKDAGVHCIYVAVGQKLSTIAQVVKTLEDHGAMEYTTIVSATASDPASLQYLAPYAGCAMGEELRDTGGHAVVFYDDLSKHAQAYRQVSLLLRRPPGREAYPGDVFYLHARLLERAAKLNDELGGGSLTAIPVIETQAGDISAYIPTNVISITDGQIFLETDLFYAGVRPAINVGVSVSRVGGNAQIKAMKQVAGRLRIDLARYREVLAFAQFATDLDKATQSQLTRGSRITEALKQPQFEPMPVEQQVMALYVGNSGYLDGIPVARVAEFEREFLRFVNSDHPELGRDIKNTGALSEETEGKLKKAIEEFRGRMRDAGGQ, encoded by the coding sequence ATGTCAAACAAGCTGAGGCCTGAAGAGGTCACATCCATAATCGAGCGCGAGCTCTCGTCATACGAGAATGAGCTGCAGGAAGTCGGGGTCGGGACCGTATTGGAGGTCGGCGACGGCATCGCGCGCCTCTACGGTCTCCGCGACGCGATGGCCGGCGAACTGATCGAGTTCTCGAGCGGCGTGTTCGGGATGGTATTCAACCTCGAGGAGGACAACGTCGGCTGCATCATCCTCGGCTCGGACGTCGAGATCAAGGAGGGCGACACCGCAAAGCGCACCGGCCGGATCGTATCCGTGCCCGTCGGCGGCGCGCTGAGCGGGCGGGTCGTCAATTCGCTGGGACAGCCGCTCGACGGCAAGGGCCCGATAGTGACGGACAAGTTTCGCAACATCGAGGCGCGCGCACCGGGAGTCGTCGAGCGCCAGCCCGTCAAGGAGCCGCTGCAGACCGGCCTCAAGGCGATTGACAGCATGATCCCCATAGGGCGCGGGCAGAGAGAGCTGATCATCGGGGATCGGCAGACCGGCAAGACCGCCATCATACTCGACACCATCATCAATCAGAAGGATGCAGGCGTCCACTGCATCTACGTCGCCGTCGGGCAGAAGCTTTCCACCATAGCGCAGGTCGTCAAGACGCTCGAGGACCATGGCGCGATGGAGTACACGACCATCGTCAGCGCGACGGCCAGCGATCCCGCTTCGCTCCAGTACCTGGCTCCTTACGCCGGGTGCGCGATGGGCGAGGAACTGCGCGACACGGGCGGGCACGCAGTCGTCTTCTACGATGACCTCTCGAAGCACGCCCAGGCCTACCGCCAGGTCTCCCTGCTGCTCAGGCGTCCTCCCGGCCGCGAGGCATATCCGGGCGACGTCTTCTACCTGCACGCGAGGCTGCTCGAGCGCGCGGCGAAGCTCAACGACGAACTCGGCGGCGGTTCGCTCACCGCGATCCCGGTCATCGAGACGCAGGCCGGCGACATCTCTGCGTACATCCCCACGAACGTCATCTCGATCACCGACGGGCAGATCTTCCTAGAGACCGACCTGTTCTACGCGGGCGTCCGGCCTGCGATCAACGTCGGCGTCTCCGTGTCCAGGGTGGGGGGCAACGCGCAGATCAAGGCGATGAAGCAGGTCGCGGGGAGGCTGAGGATTGACCTGGCACGGTACCGCGAGGTGCTCGCCTTCGCGCAGTTCGCGACTGATCTGGACAAGGCTACACAGTCGCAGTTGACGCGGGGGTCGCGGATCACGGAGGCGCTCAAGCAGCCGCAGTTCGAGCCGATGCCCGTCGAACAGCAGGTGATGGCGCTCTACGTCGGCAATTCCGGCTACCTCGACGGTATACCGGTTGCGCGGGTGGCGGAGTTCGAGCGCGAGTTCCTGCGGTTCGTCAACAGCGATCATCCCGAGCTGGGCCGCGACATCAAGAACACAGGCGCCCTCAGTGAAGAGACCGAAGGCAAGCTCAAGAAGGCGATAGAGGAGTTCAGGGGGAGGATGCGGGATGCCGGCGGGCAGTGA
- a CDS encoding AtpZ/AtpI family protein produces MRDDDRRYMKDLGTASAVGIVIVVSVLIGLLLGRWLDRVFGTYPWLTLIFTFIGAAAGFIEMYRMVKGLSGD; encoded by the coding sequence ATGCGCGATGACGACAGGCGTTATATGAAGGATCTCGGCACCGCCAGCGCGGTCGGGATCGTGATCGTCGTCTCCGTCCTGATCGGCCTCCTGCTCGGGCGGTGGCTCGACCGGGTGTTCGGCACTTACCCGTGGCTGACGCTGATCTTCACGTTCATCGGCGCCGCCGCCGGGTTTATCGAGATGTACCGCATGGTCAAGGGCCTGTCGGGGGACTGA
- a CDS encoding transglutaminase domain-containing protein, which translates to MPASAKTFRILGITLIMGLSGVIGLSIPVSAQDFPSDTWLGIYRGESKIGYVQLLADKETYKEKPGYRCDSRIFTRILALGMMVEQELLTRIHLNEQFQPLAETFEMRSGGSVTKIEAAFEAERIVATVYSEGTKTNKIIPIPEGSTLVGDLMFLPATRRLEIGEKFAYEYFNPAALALEDVFTEVVRKETIEVDGVSHEALLLRNMTSLGEMKCWLDEKGGVLKVSAILGLNMIREPREKALKFDNSYLPPEDLAVATSAPTDREIISPRYVRDMTIRLVGLADEKLAISDKRQQATYTPGEPPVGEFKIAATDFDLDKAPNRPIKDRKLAEYLKATPYIQSGNEEIKAKAKAIVGDETNAYLAAGMIRAWVNINMKSKADIGIMRSAVDVLHGKTGVCRDYAVLYAALARAAGIPTKMVSGLVYFEGRFYYHAWAESFVGEWVPLDATLTTDFVDATHIKLAEGEATSMFDMVKTMGALKAEVIQAD; encoded by the coding sequence ATGCCTGCATCCGCGAAGACTTTTCGGATCCTCGGCATCACACTGATCATGGGACTATCCGGCGTCATCGGTCTGAGCATTCCCGTTTCCGCGCAGGATTTCCCCAGCGACACCTGGCTCGGCATCTACCGCGGCGAGTCGAAGATCGGCTACGTCCAACTCCTCGCCGACAAGGAGACGTACAAGGAGAAACCCGGCTACCGATGCGACAGCAGGATCTTCACGCGCATCCTCGCCCTCGGGATGATGGTCGAGCAGGAGCTTCTGACGCGGATTCACCTGAACGAGCAGTTCCAGCCTCTGGCCGAGACCTTCGAGATGCGCTCCGGCGGCTCCGTGACGAAGATCGAGGCCGCATTTGAGGCGGAGAGAATCGTCGCTACCGTCTACTCCGAGGGCACCAAGACGAACAAGATCATCCCGATCCCGGAGGGAAGCACGCTGGTCGGCGACCTGATGTTCCTCCCCGCGACGCGCCGGCTCGAGATCGGCGAGAAGTTCGCATACGAGTATTTCAACCCGGCCGCTCTCGCGCTGGAGGACGTCTTCACGGAAGTGGTGCGGAAGGAGACGATCGAGGTAGACGGCGTCTCGCACGAAGCGCTCCTGCTCCGCAACATGACCTCGCTCGGCGAGATGAAGTGCTGGCTCGACGAGAAAGGCGGAGTCCTCAAGGTGTCCGCGATCCTGGGGCTGAACATGATCCGCGAGCCGCGCGAGAAGGCCCTCAAGTTCGACAATTCCTACCTGCCGCCGGAGGATCTGGCCGTCGCCACCTCCGCGCCGACCGACCGGGAGATCATCAGCCCCAGGTACGTCAGGGACATGACTATCCGGCTGGTGGGACTGGCGGACGAGAAACTCGCCATCTCCGACAAACGCCAGCAGGCGACCTACACGCCGGGCGAGCCTCCGGTCGGCGAGTTCAAGATCGCGGCGACGGACTTCGACCTCGACAAGGCGCCCAACCGCCCGATAAAGGACAGGAAGCTCGCAGAGTACCTGAAGGCGACGCCGTACATCCAGTCCGGCAACGAGGAGATCAAGGCGAAGGCGAAGGCGATCGTCGGCGACGAGACGAACGCCTACCTGGCCGCCGGGATGATCCGCGCGTGGGTCAACATCAACATGAAGTCCAAGGCGGACATCGGGATCATGCGCTCGGCGGTGGACGTGCTTCACGGGAAGACGGGCGTCTGCCGGGACTACGCGGTGCTCTATGCGGCGCTCGCGAGGGCCGCCGGCATCCCGACCAAGATGGTCTCCGGCCTGGTCTACTTCGAGGGGCGGTTCTACTACCACGCGTGGGCGGAGAGCTTCGTGGGCGAATGGGTGCCGCTAGACGCGACGCTGACGACGGACTTCGTGGACGCGACGCACATCAAGCTCGCGGAGGGCGAGGCGACCTCGATGTTCGACATGGTGAAGACGATGGGGGCGCTCAAGGCGGAAGTCATCCAGGCCGACTAG